The genomic segment TTCAAGATGGCAGccaatttgttttaacaaatatggaAATTCGCACTGCATTCTTGATGAAATTATTCCCCATTTTAGAAGATAGCATTGGCATATTTCAAAGGCTTCCTGCATATCTTTAATGAAAAGTTGTACCATACCATATGgaattttaatgttaatgaaATAAACTAATGATTGTAGGCAGCGctttaaaattatatgtatagtatttttacaatattttcacAATATGCTTTAAATGTGTTTACCATAGGTGCCCAGTTTTGCATGTGACAGAGACTTTTTATaactatttcatttaaataaaatcacaaaatggATATATTCTTCCTCttttaaacatatttgaatAAATCCACGTTTTGACATGCATGATAGATATCTTGATCAgcatggtacatgtacacagtACTAGCAAATGTTTGCATATCTTTGGAACCTTGTAACTCTTGATTCCTAATTGAtacataatttaaatattaatataaatcaaagtgCTGAAAGAGCTGAAAGACGCGGtctaaaaagtttgaatttgtaattgtcaacgttttcctcgaatatgttccaaaaattttgattttgaattagttgtttcaatctagTATGTTAAAATTCGGTTTTTTGCAATTGcttgatactttgtctaaattttactaaatTCTGGCCGGGActgttcttcataattgtagaaaattgacacaacgatattttatgtaaaataataccccaagaaaatttttcaaaaactacaACTAACTGGGAAATTCAAAACACTAAGCCGaacaacatgaacattaacatttaacttggttcttcaatcgataagattgtatatattatttgatctattggtcacccaaaatgtataatctatatagattttgcttacaatgcattgttaaaaatttaaattcagtttaattaactaaagagtcaatgaacgagaaggcaaattcagacttgtttttaatttccatgtacaaaattcctttagagacgaacagcagtcataccgcaaagAGACtcgaagccaatgaaacacctatttgaTATGTAggacatctgtgtataacctgTCCAGATTTTAACCTCGGCTCGCGCACGAAGTGCGGTATTTTTCAGGtgataattgttaaaataaaattcacaacttttcaaaaatgggaAATGCGTTTGGGAATTTTACTTTCAGTTCAAccttcaacctcttctattgattaatgagctcgtccACCAACTGAATAGTCGACAGCGTTGTGAATttagttacgtaactcattcaaCAAATCACTACAACTactgaacccgagcaagaatattttgatcaatagagctatatttgtttattttccttaTAGAATTTGGTTTATATAAAGAGGACTTAAAACGactaatgcgtgtttttataatatatatttactaaaatgcatgaaaagtttctgcactattttcttacgcgtagactcatttcatgtgttctacgcgtgccttccggtttgagacttcggctgacagtaaactaatagacggtgtcacgtgaccccgtctaaaaacgCACCCCTTAGCAAAACacattatcaaattaaatcatcaaaataatatcatttatgaatttaaaatgcttaatattttaaaaacaatcaaaaagtCTACGcttaaaaataacttttcttTAACAACATCTCTACAATTATTTTAACTTGAATATTTACCAAATATcatcaataatgataattaatgacggcttacatgtaataagttgatttttttattgtctGATGATAACATTTTATGGCCTTTTTAACTATCTTTGTATAAACAGAGTCTTGCATATGTAAATATCAACCAGAAGGGGGGGGGCGCAAGCATCTATCCTCCAATTTTTGGAGGATAaaatttatccttcaaaaacgGAGGTTGCCTATACATGGTTAGAGGACAACCTAAGATTTGTTGGGAATGACACAAATGTTGTCATCAATTCACAGtcaaacaaatcatatcttgcTCGATTCCCAGTCAATCACTGTTTTTTTCTAGATTCTTCACTTCATACTAGTATGTGAACTTGAAAAATTTAGAGAAACAACCCAGCTACTCATCTGGCACCGCTCTTCTGCTATTTTTCGATGAGTCTAGATCATTCGTATATTAATTAGCTGTATTGTCTCACAGCTGTCTTTGGACCGGCAGACGGGTTAACATCAAATTTGTTAGACCCGTTGAATTAGCAATTACTGTTTTGTTGGACTTTTAGTAGTAGAAACTATACATAATGTTATTAACACGGGTTTAACAATAAGTCTGTGTTAGATTAATGTAATATTAATAGTACTAATTATCTGTTTtcagcataaaatatttattattgaaatCAATGGCTTTTAAATTCACTTTATTCCAATTGATTTGAGCATACAACTACACTCATCTCTCGCGAAGGAGTTACATCGTGTGTGGAGAATACTAAGCGGCTATATAATACTTTATGTGTTGTTCTTTTTCCTTATGACACATAAATTCATCAACTTCctttttaaattgctttatatctaataatgttcattttgcCAGGTATATGCATATGTTACCATGTTGGTACTACCAGGTATATGCATTGTGTTTTGTGTGTACATGAACAACTGTCGCATTTAAcataaagttttcaaaaaaaagatTCTGGTATCATTTTCATCATTAGCTTATATAAATAATCAGACTTTTTTGTGCAAGAAATGTATCAATGTACTtgtgtaataatataagcaaacAAATAAGTCACGCCAGTTGAAATAgtgaaaactgtttaaaaaccGTTTGACTCGGGACCCGGATActtgcatgaaaataaaaaaaaaattctttatgaCACATACATGCAATTACAATCTATATATCTAACAATGTTGATTTTGCCAGGTACGCCAGAGAAAATGCTGAACACCTTTTAAAGTCGTTTGACTCGGGATACCAGATACTTGCTTGAAAATTCTCGGTATATACAAGCCAAATGGCAAGTTAAGGAGGCTGCATGGTCAACAAAGTAAATATCAAATCTACCTGAAACTTTAATATAAGATTGGTTTatctattaattattatttagaaatgaacattttcacttaatttacttttttctattggtgtatttcttttttttatatagagctcttcttctaaaggagataaATACAGCTTGAAATCACCACACCCATCGAGCGCTCTTAAATACAACAGCGTATATTAATTGTTTCATTCTTATTATTTAATCAACCAACTTTTaccaaaactttatgataatcGTTTAGTCCATTTAAATTAGTAATGTTTTGTATTTGTCACAAGTTAAAGTGTTACGTAAAGTAAGAGGGATTAGTCAACCATCAACTTTGACATcagttttataaacaaatggATCTCATACATAGCAGCAGTAACATCATTGACTTAgtttatcattacatgtacatcaaatgAAACTTTACCATCATAGCAATACTACAATACTCAGCAAACTACTGACAGAGCTTAAATATTCATCtcaaaatacaattatcaaaaaattcatatcaaaataCGAATATTCGATATTTAAGGATACTTTTGCACACGCTTGAAAAAAAACAGGCTTACTGCATTTTctgcagaaaaaaaatgagtTCTTTTTCATAGCTCACATTGGATTTAAAGATGTAAAGTAAAATAacttaaattattatattttcatgaacaTTTCTGACCAATACACTCACTCAGTCCTAGTTCCTTGTTCTGTAAGTGTGTGACTAGGTGTGTCAGTTCATTGATGTCCTTTCTGATATCTCTGAGAATCTGGTGATTATTGTCACATTTGGACCACTCGTCCTGAGGATTGTAGATGGGCTGTGCTCCAGAGAAAATCACAagaaaagcaataaatatgattatTGGTCGAACGTATGCCATACATCTTTGTTCCATTGCTTACAAAAGGTGGACTACTTAGAGTGAAATCTAAACTATTTATGGAGGATCACCCACTGTTTATGTCAGTTTGTGACAATCACTGTTCATATCGAACAcacccgattttatttttcccatAATTCTTTGCAACGTGCTTGGCCGACCCTAACAATAGGCGCTAAGTTATACCCGGCCGAGCTGTCCAGCGATTAAGACGTGCTTAGTGTGTGAAGGGGGTATCGTGTTAGAAGCCTGTGTGGCATGTTTTAGTTTCACAAGTTCAGCATTTGACGCGGACACGGATAGCTGACCgtggtaagtatttatttagtttggtgtagtttatttgtaaatttttgcctttttattagtattacgcagtcgtcctataaagtcaccttgaccattgttcactgtagagttacctgtgtgttcactgatgtgtgactttagcgagagtgtttaaatggaattcgtctttttctatagtacagtttttgctattgctgtataaagaaacggtgatttaaagggctattttctatgcgttattttattttacaatttatggtcactttttccacttaactacttgggcggaagtgcgtcaccggaagtctcagacgccatattgtttactgtaaacaaataacttagttaccatatacttacaatattttgagatgttgcctttaatataatactatttatacattatcatagtttgatactatcagtgagatacttatatgatgtattatacaatattgtttttattatggtgttatggtgtcacttgtacacttattgtagtgtcatattgttgatgttgatgacgacgatgatgttaTGATGTCGATGactacgatgatgatgatggtcatgtcgatgatgatggtgtagatgatgttatggtgaagtcgatgacgatgcgatgttcatgttgatgacgacgatgatgttatggtgatgatgacgacgacgatgatgatggtcatgtcgatgaaGATGATGTAGATGATGTCGTTCATGGTGACGTCGGTGATGATTATGAAGTAGATGATTATGGTGATGACGATGATGTCTATTATGATTATGGTGTTGTAGGCGATGGTGTTGATGATAGTGTCGATGATTATGATGacgatggtgatgatgatgattgtggtgacgaaactactctagttgtggttgtccgtagttggtccaggactacagccccggagattcggacactcttctaatttatttttggtcatttgtataaacatcatattttttcttgttgagtgaaagttgtgtgagtgtttgtgtggtttagtgtttatatttctatcttttctttctttctcttattttttttgttattaaattttgttaaatttaagatatcttgttgtttggagtagcctccgctcatcccgttacaattggtggcagcggtgggatgaGTTGACTCCTCCAGATACTACAAGATATCTTTATAAGTGAACAGTTGCcaaggtttattttatttttcattttttgatcttttttgtagtacatgtaagagCAAGTGTAGGTCGTTGTTTCCTTTTCCCTTGGTGAGTACGTTACGTTAGGCagattgttttgttaaaagttgAGAAGTTAGTCCCTTTATGAGATAATTTTGAGGTAAGTTGGTCTGTCAGTCAATGCACCATGTCTACTGTCAAGGAGATGCTGGAGCTACTTGAAGTGGGGACCAAGATGGGGATGAAGGATGAAGACCTTCAACAATTCGTGAAGGACGAACAGGCCAGAATGCGGGACGAACGTGAGAAACATAGAGTCGAGAGACAGGAGGAGAGAGACCGCGACTTCAAACTACAGATGGAGAAAGAGCGCGCCGCAAGAGAACATGATGAGCGAGAGCACGCCCGATTGAGAGAACATGATGAGCGAGAGCACGCCCGATTGATAGAAGAAAAGAGACATCAGCAAAAACTAGAAGAACTGGAACTTGATCACAAACTGCAACTCGAGAGATCTCACATGAAGCCGAGTGTTGTGACTAAAGAGGAGAAAGAAACTTCTCAAGTGATAAAAGGACCAAAACTTCCTCCGTTTGAGGATTCGAAAGACAACATTGACGCGTACATTCAAAGATTTGAGATATACGCAACAACGCAGAAATGGAATAAAGACACGTGGGGGACTCATCTTAGCGCATTACTCAAAGGAAAGGCACTGGATGTGTTCGCAAGACTCTCACCCGAAACAGCACTTGATTTCAACGAGTTGAAGAACGCCCTGTTGAAACGATTTGACATGACGGAGGACGGTTTCCGCAAGAAGTTCCGATTTTCAAAGCCAGACGGAAGTGaaacttttatgcaattttcTACCAGACTGGACAGTTACCTTGAGCGGTGGATTCAGCTGTCTAAGACTAACAAGACATTCGATGATCTGAAGGACTTGTTCTTACGTGAACAGTTTTTATTGTGTTGCTCGAAAGAACTTGCCTTATTCCTAAAGGAGAGGATTCCTACTTCGATCCAAGACATGGCGCGATACGCGGACCAGTTTGCTGAGGCCAGAACAGTGACATCTTCTTCACTTACGCAAAAACCGCTCTTTGACAGACGACAGCAGTCCGATAGACAACCGCCGTACAAAGATTCCGTGCAACAAAACCAATCTGGAAATGCAGTGAAGTGTTATGAGTGCGGACGACAAGGACATAAAGCCTTTAACTGCAACTTCCGCAAAAGTCCGAATAACAGGCCGTTTAATTCGAGCGAGAAACAAGAAACAACACCGAAACATACTTACCCTAGTGATTTTCAACGTGGGTCGTACAATAATGGGAACCATGGATATCCAGGACGCGGTAGAGGTCGCCAAGGAGCCGCGAGTGTCGTCGAGAAACATGGAAACTTACCGTGTGTTGGTGATTCGGTTGCTTTCTGTGAAACGGAAATGCCAGTTGTGAAAGGATGTGTTGGCAATAAACTAGTGACTGTGCTAAGAGACACAGGTTGTAGTGGTGCCGTTATTCGTAGAGAACTGGTAAACGATGATCAACTAACAGGGACATCTCAACGATGCAAGTTAGCAGACGGTCGTATTATTGATTCAGATGTGGCTAGAATTGATGTCGATACTCCTTACTTTACCGGAAGTGTTGATGCTTGGTGCTTTGATTCGCCTTCGTACGATCTTATTCTTGGTAATATTCGTGGAGTAAGGAAACCACATGAACCAAATCCAGCCTGGATTCATTCCGTTGAAAACATAGCAGCTGTTGAAACGCGTGCGCAACTGAAAAAGAAACAGTCTCCATACAAACCATTGAAAGTACCGGAAGCAATACGGGATGTATCGCCGGAGGATATCTTACAAGAACAACGAAACGACGAGACACTGAAAAAGTTATGGAGCTTAGCTGAGAGTGGACAGCTTAAACATTTCAGTGACGGCggattttcaaaaatgtgtgaACGGAAGCAAATGTTGTTCAGAGAATTTTGCAGTCCCAAAGTGTCCAGTGGAAAACTTTTCCGACAGTTAATCGTTCCTCGGAAATACAGAACTATCGTTATGAGGATAGCACAAGAAACGCTGATGGGTGGTCATCTGGGATCAAAGAAAACAACCGACAGAGTAGTGTCCGAATTTTACTGGCCAGGAATTCAGTCAGACATTAGACGGTTTTGCAGATCGTGTGACGTGTGTCAGCGGACTATTCCGAAAGGAAAAGTACCGGCAGTACCGTTAGGACAGATGGACTACAATATCGATATGGGAGGCAAGCTGAAAACTTTCCACGCAAATCTTCTTAAGAAGTATGTTGAACGAGATACATTGAACTGTGGTGTTTTGTCAACATGTGCAATTTCACTCATAGACTTTAGTGACCTAGATGATGATGAACAACAGGACTCTATTCTTATGCCACCTGTTACTCAAACCGAAACAGCAAAGGACATAAAGTTTGCAGACAGACTAACACCAGATCAGTTGGAAACTGCTAAATCACTGTGTGATTCGTTCTCAGATGTATTTACGGATATACCTGGAATTACAAACTTAGTGGAGCATAAGATTGTTGTGACATCGTCTGAACCTGTGCGTGTGAAACCATATCCAATTCCGTTCAGTACAGAGAAAACAATTACAGAAGAAGTTCAGAAAATGCTACAGTTGAATGTGATTGAGCCATCATCTTCCCCTTATTCAGCTCCAGTTGTCATAGCTCGGAAGAAAGATGGAACGAATCGATTTTGCATTGATTATAGACGACTGAACTGTGCTACGGTATTTGATGCAGAACCAATGCCCAGTCCAGAAAGCATATTTTCCAAAATGACCGGAAAGAAGTTTGTGTCAAAGATAGACTTAAGCAAAGGATACTGGCAAGTACCGATGGCTGACGAGAGTAAGCCGCTTACAGCCTTTTCCACACCATCCGGATTGTACCAATTCAGGACAATGCCGTTTGGTCTTGTAAACGCGCCGGCAACATTTAGTCGTATGATGAGAAAAATACTTCAAGGTATGAACGGCGTAGAAAACTTTATCGATGATGTCATTGTTTTTACAGATACCTTTGAAGAACATCTACACATACTGAAGACTGTGTTCGAACGACTCAGAGATGCGGGACTTGCGGCCAGACCGACAAAATGTTTCATCGGATTTGACAAGATTGACTGTTTGGGACATATGGTGGGCAACAAGTGTCTAGAACCAGAACAGGACAAGATTGATGCAGTCAGAAATGCGCCAATACCACAAACCAAGAAACAGGTTCGTGCCTTCCTAGGCTTAGCAGGATTCTACAGAAAGTTTATTCCGAATTTCTCTGCGATAGCCATTCCACTTTCCGATCTTACGAAGAAGGGCCAACCAAATAAAGTTATTTGGACTGAAAGTCAGCAACGAGCTTTTGATACATTGAAACACATGTTATCAGAAAGGCCAATATTGAAGTTGCCAGAATTTAATGAAACCTTCATTTTACGCACGGACGCTGCAGATGATGGGATAGGTGCTGTGCTGTTACAGATGGAGGATGACGAGAAACTACCCGTAGCGTACGCCAGTAGGAAACTTCAACCAAGAGAAAAGGCATACGCTGTTATCGAGAAGGAGTGTTTGGCGGTAGTGTGGGGAATACAGAAGTTCCACCAGTACCTTTATGGACGCGAGTTTCTACTTGAAACTGATCACCAACCCCTGACCTACCTTAACAAAGCAAAGACAGAGAACTCCAGACTGATGCGTTGGGCTTTGCAGCTTCAGCCATACCGTTTTAGGATCATTGCGATCAAAGGAAGCGACAATGTGGGTGCGGATTACCTGAGTCGTCAGTGAGATGTATAGTAAACAGTACAGGTATGTATATaggttttattgtaaatacgtgagaattttcaaaattcagtgattgtttatttgaaattgcaGGACAAGTTTTTAAGGGGGGAGGTGTGTGACAATCACTGTTCATATCGAACAcacccgattttatttttcccatAATTCTTTGCAACGTGCTTGGCCGACCCTAACAATAGGCGCTAAGTTATACCCGGCCGAGCTGTCCAGCGATTAAGACGTGCTTAGTGTGTGAAGGGGGTATCGTGTTAGAAGCCTGTGTGGCATGTTTTAGTTTCACAAGTTCAGCATTTGACGCGGACACGGATAGCTGACCgtggtaagtatttatttagtttggtgtagtttatttgtaaatttttgcctttttattagtattacgcagtcgtcctataaagtcaccttgaccattgttcactgtagagttacctgtgtgttcactgatgtgtgactttagcgagagtgtttaaatggaattcgtctttttctatagtacagtttttgctattgctgtataaagaaacggtgatttaaagggctattttctatgcgttattttattttacaatttatggtcactttttccacttaactacttgggcggaagtgcgtcaccggaagtctcagacgccatattgtttactgtaaacaaataacttagttaccatatacttacaatattttgagatgttgcct from the Crassostrea angulata isolate pt1a10 unplaced genomic scaffold, ASM2561291v2 HiC_scaffold_101, whole genome shotgun sequence genome contains:
- the LOC128169132 gene encoding uncharacterized protein LOC128169132, with amino-acid sequence MSTVKEMLELLEVGTKMGMKDEDLQQFVKDEQARMRDEREKHRVERQEERDRDFKLQMEKERAAREHDEREHARLREHDEREHARLIEEKRHQQKLEELELDHKLQLERSHMKPSVVTKEEKETSQVIKGPKLPPFEDSKDNIDAYIQRFEIYATTQKWNKDTWGTHLSALLKGKALDVFARLSPETALDFNELKNALLKRFDMTEDGFRKKFRFSKPDGSETFMQFSTRLDSYLERWIQLSKTNKTFDDLKDLFLREQFLLCCSKELALFLKERIPTSIQDMARYADQFAEARTVTSSSLTQKPLFDRRQQSDRQPPYKDSVQQNQSGNAVKCYECGRQGHKAFNCNFRKSPNNRPFNSSEKQETTPKHTYPSDFQRGSYNNGNHGYPGRGRGRQGAASVVEKHGNLPCVGDSVAFCETEMPVVKGCVGNKLVTVLRDTGCSGAVIRRELVNDDQLTGTSQRCKLADGRIIDSDVARIDVDTPYFTGSVDAWCFDSPSYDLILGNIRGVRKPHEPNPAWIHSVENIAAVETRAQLKKKQSPYKPLKVPEAIRDVSPEDILQEQRNDETLKKLWSLAESGQLKHFSDGGFSKMCERKQMLFREFCSPKVSSGKLFRQLIVPRKYRTIVMRIAQETLMGGHLGSKKTTDRVVSEFYWPGIQSDIRRFCRSCDVCQRTIPKGKVPAVPLGQMDYNIDMGGKLKTFHANLLKKYVERDTLNCGVLSTCAISLIDFSDLDDDEQQDSILMPPVTQTETAKDIKFADRLTPDQLETAKSLCDSFSDVFTDIPGITNLVEHKIVVTSSEPVRVKPYPIPFSTEKTITEEVQKMLQLNVIEPSSSPYSAPVVIARKKDGTNRFCIDYRRLNCATVFDAEPMPSPESIFSKMTGKKFVSKIDLSKGYWQVPMADESKPLTAFSTPSGLYQFRTMPFGLVNAPATFSRMMRKILQGMNGVENFIDDVIVFTDTFEEHLHILKTVFERLRDAGLAARPTKCFIGFDKIDCLGHMVGNKCLEPEQDKIDAVRNAPIPQTKKQVRAFLGLAGFYRKFIPNFSAIAIPLSDLTKKGQPNKVIWTESQQRAFDTLKHMLSERPILKLPEFNETFILRTDAADDGIGAVLLQMEDDEKLPVAYASRKLQPREKAYAVIEKECLAVVWGIQKFHQYLYGREFLLETDHQPLTYLNKAKTENSRLMRWALQLQPYRFRIIAIKGSDNVGADYLSRQ